A DNA window from Allokutzneria albata contains the following coding sequences:
- a CDS encoding pyridoxamine 5'-phosphate oxidase family protein, with protein sequence MAVMTESKREEFLAGVHVGVISIARPDGPPLAVPVWYHYEPGGDVLVQTAPESLKFRLAEAAGEFTLVVQDENPPYRYVSVSGPVVAVDHETPWSEIEALAHRYLDGDAATDFLKTVEGATIATFRMRPRRWYSTDYSISG encoded by the coding sequence ATGGCAGTGATGACTGAGTCGAAGCGCGAGGAGTTCCTGGCGGGCGTGCACGTCGGGGTGATCAGCATCGCGCGCCCGGACGGCCCGCCGCTGGCCGTGCCGGTCTGGTACCACTACGAGCCGGGCGGGGACGTCCTCGTCCAGACCGCGCCGGAGTCGCTGAAGTTCCGGCTGGCCGAGGCCGCGGGCGAGTTCACCCTGGTCGTGCAGGACGAGAACCCGCCGTACCGCTACGTCAGCGTCTCCGGCCCGGTGGTGGCCGTCGACCACGAGACGCCGTGGTCGGAGATCGAGGCCCTGGCCCACCGCTACCTCGACGGTGACGCCGCCACCGACTTCCTCAAGACGGTCGAGGGCGCGACGATCGCGACCTTCCGCATGCGCCCGCGCCGGTGGTACTCCACCGACTACAGCATCAGCGGGTAG